Proteins encoded within one genomic window of Pectobacterium araliae:
- the ltnD gene encoding L-threonate dehydrogenase, translated as MKKTSDYAVAVIGLGSMGFGAAASCINAGLTTYGVDINPQALERLRQAGAAQADTRIDAFADKLDAVVLLVVNAAQVNGILFGEPQVAAKLKPGTVVMVSSTISAQDAKNIEQRLAEHQLIMLDAPVSGGAVKAAAGDMTVMASGSDLAFEKLKPILDAVAGKVYRIGEEIGLGATVKIIHQLLAGVHIAAGAEAMALAARADIPLDIMYDVVTNAAGNSWMFENRMRHVVDGDYTPKSAVDIFVKDLGLVTDTAKSLHFPLPLASTAFNMFTAASNAGFGKEDDSAVIKIFNGITLPEKKEAP; from the coding sequence ATGAAAAAGACTTCTGATTATGCTGTCGCCGTTATCGGTCTGGGTTCCATGGGCTTTGGCGCTGCGGCGTCCTGCATCAACGCCGGCCTGACGACATACGGTGTCGATATCAATCCGCAGGCGCTGGAACGCTTACGTCAGGCGGGTGCGGCGCAGGCCGACACGCGTATTGATGCCTTCGCTGACAAGCTGGATGCCGTCGTGCTACTGGTGGTGAATGCCGCACAGGTGAATGGGATTCTGTTCGGTGAGCCGCAGGTCGCAGCGAAACTCAAGCCCGGCACCGTAGTCATGGTGTCCTCAACGATCTCCGCGCAGGATGCCAAAAATATCGAGCAGCGTCTGGCCGAGCATCAGCTCATCATGCTGGATGCGCCGGTATCTGGCGGTGCGGTAAAAGCTGCCGCAGGCGACATGACCGTGATGGCATCCGGCTCCGATCTGGCTTTTGAGAAACTGAAACCGATACTCGACGCCGTCGCAGGCAAGGTCTACCGCATCGGTGAAGAGATCGGGCTAGGTGCGACCGTTAAAATCATCCACCAGCTGTTGGCAGGCGTACATATCGCCGCTGGTGCAGAAGCGATGGCACTGGCCGCCCGCGCCGATATCCCGCTGGATATCATGTACGACGTGGTGACCAACGCCGCCGGGAATTCCTGGATGTTCGAAAACCGCATGCGCCATGTGGTGGACGGCGACTACACGCCAAAATCCGCCGTTGATATCTTCGTGAAAGATCTGGGGCTGGTCACCGACACCGCTAAATCGCTCCATTTCCCGCTGCCGCTGGCTTCCACCGCGTTCAATATGTTTACCGCTGCCAGCAACGCCGGATTCGGTAAAGAAGACGACAGCGCAGTCATCAAGATTTTTAACGGCATTACGCTGCCGGAAAAGAAGGAGGCGCCATGA
- the otnC gene encoding 3-oxo-tetronate 4-phosphate decarboxylase — protein MSEKHHSTEAALNSEQRARAEMVKLGASFFQRGYATGSAGNLSLLLDDGTLLATPTGSCLGELDAERLSKVSMSGEWISGDKPSKEVSFHLSIYRNDPECKAIVHLHSTYLTALSCLEELDTQDAIKPFTPYVVMRVGKVPVVPYYRPGDARLGEDLAKLASRYKAFLLANHGPVVTGKDLRAAADNMEELEETAKLIFILGDRKIRYLTADEITELS, from the coding sequence ATGAGTGAAAAACACCACAGCACCGAAGCAGCGCTGAACAGCGAGCAACGCGCACGCGCGGAAATGGTCAAACTAGGCGCGTCCTTTTTCCAGCGCGGCTACGCCACCGGTTCCGCGGGCAATCTCTCACTGCTACTGGATGACGGCACGCTGCTGGCAACACCGACCGGCTCCTGCCTCGGCGAACTGGATGCCGAGCGGCTGTCCAAAGTCAGCATGAGTGGCGAGTGGATCTCCGGGGATAAACCGTCGAAAGAAGTCAGTTTTCACCTGTCGATTTACCGTAATGATCCCGAATGCAAAGCGATCGTTCACCTGCACAGCACCTATCTGACGGCGCTCTCCTGTCTGGAAGAGTTGGATACGCAGGATGCCATCAAGCCGTTCACGCCCTATGTGGTGATGCGCGTCGGTAAAGTGCCCGTCGTCCCTTATTACCGCCCCGGCGATGCGCGGCTCGGTGAAGATCTGGCGAAACTGGCCTCGCGCTATAAAGCGTTCTTGTTGGCTAATCACGGTCCCGTCGTCACCGGTAAGGATCTGCGTGCAGCGGCGGACAACATGGAAGAGTTGGAAGAAACCGCCAAGCTGATTTTTATTCTCGGTGATCGAAAAATTCGCTACCTCACCGCTGACGAAATTACCGAGCTCTCTTGA
- the ygbI gene encoding DNA-binding transcriptional repressor YgbI → MIPVERHQQILALIAERGAVSINELTERLGVSHMTVRRDVQKLEQDGLLLSVSGGVRSPERLAIEPSHQDKSVMFSQQKEAIGKLAAQHIPFNSCIYLDAGTTTLSLARELAERDDLLIVTNDFAIAAFLIESSQCRMIHTGGTLCRENRSCIGEAVAQALRNLFIDIAFISASSWSLRGLSTPNEDKVVVKRAAVEASRKRVLLCDTSKYGRIATHLTTPLNVFDSIITDDGLPAAAKDALGKMGVEVLVAG, encoded by the coding sequence GTGATTCCAGTAGAACGTCATCAACAGATTCTGGCGCTCATCGCCGAGCGCGGCGCGGTAAGTATTAACGAACTGACCGAGCGGTTGGGCGTGTCGCATATGACGGTACGGCGCGATGTGCAAAAGTTGGAGCAGGACGGCCTGCTGCTGAGCGTTTCCGGTGGCGTGCGTTCGCCTGAACGGCTGGCGATTGAGCCATCGCATCAGGATAAATCTGTGATGTTCAGCCAGCAGAAAGAGGCGATTGGCAAGCTGGCGGCGCAGCATATCCCGTTCAATAGCTGCATTTATCTGGATGCGGGCACCACGACGCTATCGCTGGCGCGTGAACTGGCCGAGCGCGACGATCTGCTGATTGTCACTAACGACTTTGCGATCGCGGCCTTTCTGATTGAGTCCAGCCAGTGTCGCATGATCCACACGGGCGGCACGCTGTGTCGGGAAAACCGATCCTGCATCGGCGAAGCGGTGGCGCAGGCGCTGCGCAACCTGTTTATCGACATCGCCTTTATCTCCGCTTCCTCATGGAGCCTGCGCGGGCTGTCCACGCCGAATGAAGACAAAGTCGTGGTGAAACGTGCGGCGGTGGAAGCCAGCAGAAAACGCGTACTGCTGTGCGACACCTCAAAATACGGCCGCATCGCCACCCACCTCACCACGCCGCTCAACGTATTCGACAGCATCATCACCGACGACGGCCTACCGGCCGCCGCCAAAGACGCGCTAGGTAAAATGGGGGTTGAGGTGCTGGTGGCGGGGTGA
- a CDS encoding methyl-accepting chemotaxis protein — MNFLAKMKLGTMLGTGFASVIIIGLMVAVLGRFHLVDLGEDIESLSEKNLASLILIQDAKSGFDAVARSVRTIGLTDNRSRIQEEKRLIDQQISRNTETLTKLYESLSEPETRSLLDNLTQARPAYRDAVNKAVELGVSENAEERAQAVQLMVNEMQVTQAPVFAALDSMAQLQKKRTQDMTTSAIQEARGDGNTLIIFAAIAVLVGILVSVLITRTIKNLLGGEVAYAAQIAQAVAQGNLAVVVNLRSGDNHSMLAAMNVMRKSLSGIVEQVRESSESIATGSSQIAAGSTDLSQRTEEQAANLQQTAASMEEMSQTVRQNSDTVRNATRLAQAASNTAAKSGEVVGNIVVTMKEITDSSQKIGDIISVIDGIAFQTNILALNAAVEAARAGEQGRGFAMVAGEVRSLAQRSATAAKEIKELIGHSVEKVETGSALVSDAGTTIEELVRQARHVADLINEIGATTQEQESGVSQIHDAVNQLDQVTQQNAALVEQSASAADSLSDQAAHLVELMKVFIIEGGSSQRIAPALKRPSSATLSLTPPKGSTESHSQNWETF, encoded by the coding sequence ATGAATTTTTTAGCAAAAATGAAGCTTGGCACTATGCTGGGTACGGGCTTCGCCTCTGTCATTATCATCGGTCTAATGGTCGCCGTTCTGGGGCGCTTTCATCTGGTCGACCTCGGCGAAGATATTGAATCACTGTCAGAAAAAAATCTGGCCAGTCTTATCCTGATACAGGACGCCAAGAGCGGTTTTGATGCCGTGGCACGCTCGGTTCGTACTATCGGCCTGACAGACAATAGAAGCCGTATTCAGGAAGAAAAGCGCCTGATCGATCAGCAAATTTCCCGCAATACTGAAACCCTAACCAAACTGTATGAAAGCCTGTCTGAGCCAGAAACCCGCAGCCTGCTAGACAATCTGACGCAGGCACGCCCAGCTTACAGAGATGCGGTGAATAAAGCGGTTGAGCTTGGCGTATCCGAAAATGCGGAAGAAAGGGCACAAGCCGTGCAGCTCATGGTCAATGAGATGCAGGTAACACAAGCACCGGTTTTCGCCGCGCTGGATAGCATGGCGCAATTGCAGAAAAAGCGGACGCAGGACATGACGACAAGCGCCATACAGGAAGCGCGTGGAGACGGTAACACGCTGATTATCTTCGCGGCGATTGCGGTTCTCGTCGGTATTCTGGTTTCCGTGCTGATCACCCGCACCATCAAAAATTTGTTGGGCGGCGAAGTGGCTTACGCCGCCCAAATCGCCCAGGCGGTTGCACAAGGAAACCTGGCCGTCGTGGTCAATCTGCGCTCCGGCGATAACCACAGCATGCTGGCCGCGATGAACGTCATGCGTAAAAGCCTGAGTGGGATTGTTGAACAGGTACGAGAAAGCAGTGAATCCATCGCGACCGGCTCCAGCCAAATCGCCGCAGGCAGCACCGATCTCAGCCAGCGCACGGAAGAACAGGCGGCTAACCTGCAACAAACGGCGGCCTCAATGGAAGAAATGAGCCAAACCGTGCGTCAGAACTCGGACACCGTGCGTAACGCTACGCGGTTGGCGCAGGCAGCCAGCAATACCGCCGCAAAAAGTGGCGAAGTCGTCGGCAATATCGTTGTCACCATGAAAGAAATTACCGACAGCTCGCAAAAAATTGGCGACATCATCAGCGTCATTGACGGCATCGCGTTCCAGACCAATATTCTGGCGCTCAACGCAGCAGTAGAAGCCGCACGCGCTGGCGAACAAGGACGTGGTTTTGCCATGGTCGCAGGCGAGGTACGCTCGCTGGCACAGCGTTCCGCCACCGCCGCCAAAGAGATTAAAGAACTGATCGGCCACAGCGTCGAGAAAGTTGAGACGGGTTCTGCTCTGGTCAGCGATGCAGGAACGACGATCGAAGAGTTAGTGCGTCAGGCCCGTCACGTTGCCGACTTGATCAACGAAATTGGTGCCACCACGCAGGAACAAGAGTCCGGCGTTTCACAGATTCATGATGCCGTTAACCAACTCGATCAGGTCACGCAGCAGAACGCCGCGCTTGTTGAGCAATCCGCATCCGCCGCCGATAGCCTGAGCGATCAAGCCGCCCATCTGGTCGAACTGATGAAAGTCTTCATCATCGAAGGCGGATCATCGCAGCGTATCGCACCCGCGTTAAAAAGACCTTCAAGCGCAACGCTTTCCCTGACACCCCCTAAAGGCAGTACGGAAAGCCACAGCCAAAACTGGGAAACCTTTTAA
- a CDS encoding PLP-dependent aminotransferase family protein, giving the protein MAIEGLLAHRIAQLKSSAIRELLKHSKMENIISLAGGIPSDALFDFEGLNQATQLAITEQPKTAFQYGLTEGSGVLRDRIAELCAVRGVKTRGDDIVVTAGSQQALDLIMRAMVDPGDVFVVERPTYLAALQTLELAQAQVMSVSSDADGMVVDELEELLKKQRIKGVYIVPNFGNPSGVTLSYERRLKLIQLAERYGFVIIEDDPYGELRFTEERNPTLFQLAQDQLGSTEYVLYTSTFSKVLAPGLRLGWAILPNWLLHKVAIIKQAADLHASSLSQTVAECYLGLGRLDTQIEKIRHAYKHKGELLAQLVEQELGDVITFNQPKGGMFLWAKFRQDNFNTTEWLKKTLDQGVVFVPGEFFFPDSIDYSTLRLSFATATDEQMHEAVARLRRAL; this is encoded by the coding sequence GGATTCCGTCAGATGCCTTGTTTGATTTCGAAGGGTTAAATCAGGCCACGCAGTTAGCGATTACCGAACAGCCGAAAACGGCATTCCAGTATGGCTTAACCGAAGGCAGCGGCGTGTTGCGCGATCGCATTGCCGAGCTGTGTGCGGTACGTGGCGTAAAAACGCGCGGCGACGATATTGTTGTGACGGCAGGTTCACAGCAGGCGCTGGACCTGATTATGCGTGCGATGGTCGATCCGGGCGACGTGTTCGTCGTTGAACGCCCGACTTATCTGGCGGCGCTGCAAACGCTGGAGCTGGCGCAGGCGCAGGTGATGTCGGTATCATCCGATGCTGACGGCATGGTGGTCGATGAGCTGGAAGAGCTGTTGAAGAAACAGCGTATCAAAGGCGTTTATATCGTTCCTAACTTCGGTAACCCGAGCGGCGTGACGCTGAGCTATGAACGTCGCCTGAAATTGATTCAACTGGCGGAGCGCTACGGTTTTGTCATTATCGAAGACGATCCCTATGGTGAGCTACGCTTCACCGAAGAGCGCAACCCGACGCTGTTCCAACTGGCACAGGATCAACTGGGTAGCACGGAATACGTGCTGTATACCTCTACGTTCTCGAAGGTGCTGGCGCCGGGGCTGCGTCTCGGCTGGGCGATTCTGCCGAATTGGCTGTTGCACAAAGTGGCGATTATCAAACAGGCCGCTGATCTGCACGCGAGTTCACTGTCTCAGACCGTCGCGGAATGCTATCTGGGGCTGGGTCGTCTGGATACGCAGATCGAGAAGATTCGCCACGCCTATAAGCACAAAGGCGAACTGTTGGCACAGCTGGTCGAGCAGGAACTGGGTGATGTGATCACCTTCAACCAGCCGAAAGGTGGGATGTTCCTGTGGGCGAAATTCCGTCAGGATAATTTCAACACCACCGAATGGCTGAAGAAGACGCTGGATCAGGGCGTTGTCTTCGTGCCGGGCGAGTTTTTCTTCCCAGACAGTATCGATTACTCAACGCTGCGCCTGTCCTTTGCGACGGCAACGGATGAGCAAATGCATGAAGCGGTGGCTCGCTTGCGTCGGGCGCTGTAA
- the otnI gene encoding 2-oxo-tetronate isomerase: MPKFAANLSMLFTDVPFLDRFKAAADAGFTSVEYLFPYEYPAPLLAEKLRENGLKQVLFNTAPGNIAAGEWGVSALPDRIEDARRDIDNALEYALALNCPSVLVMGGVVPPGEDRAAYQQTFIDNLRYAADKFAPHGINIMIEALSAKVKPNYLFASQYQALELANLIDRPNVYIQLDFFHAQIVDGNLTQIIHDLAGRIGHIQIASVPARHEPDEGEINYPFIFAELDRVNYSGWVGCEYNPRGKTEDGLGWAKPYLKK, from the coding sequence ATGCCTAAGTTTGCTGCCAATCTTTCTATGCTGTTTACTGACGTGCCGTTTCTCGATCGTTTTAAAGCCGCTGCCGATGCGGGTTTCACCTCGGTCGAGTACCTGTTTCCTTATGAATATCCGGCACCGCTGCTGGCGGAAAAGTTGCGGGAAAATGGCCTGAAGCAGGTGTTGTTCAATACCGCGCCCGGCAATATTGCGGCGGGTGAATGGGGCGTCTCTGCCCTGCCCGACCGTATTGAAGATGCCCGCCGGGATATCGATAACGCCCTGGAATATGCGCTGGCGCTGAATTGCCCTTCGGTGCTGGTGATGGGGGGCGTCGTGCCGCCCGGTGAAGACCGCGCTGCCTATCAGCAAACCTTTATCGATAACCTGCGCTACGCCGCCGATAAATTTGCACCACACGGCATCAACATCATGATTGAGGCGCTGAGCGCGAAGGTGAAGCCGAATTACCTGTTTGCCAGTCAGTATCAGGCATTGGAATTAGCCAATCTGATCGACAGGCCGAACGTTTATATCCAGCTCGATTTCTTCCACGCACAAATTGTCGATGGCAACCTGACGCAAATTATTCACGATTTGGCTGGCCGCATCGGACATATTCAAATTGCTTCGGTTCCTGCGCGACATGAACCCGATGAAGGGGAAATTAATTATCCGTTCATCTTTGCCGAATTGGATCGCGTAAATTATTCCGGCTGGGTTGGCTGTGAATATAACCCACGCGGTAAAACGGAAGACGGGTTGGGATGGGCTAAACCCTATCTAAAGAAATAA
- a CDS encoding GntP family transporter, with translation MATSLLLCIAIAGVLLLLLMVIKFKIQPFVALLVVSLLVALATGIPTAEVMKVITSGMGGILGSVAIIIGLGAMLGRMIEVSGGAESLAHRFAQLMGPGLMVAALTIAAFILGIPVFFDVGFIILAPIIYGFAKVAKVSPIKFGLPVAGVMLTVHVALPPHPGPVAAAGLLNADIGWLTIIGLLVSIPVGIISYWAAKAMNRRKYALSVDVLEQLQLAKPEDATPNTAPVSAPSAGMITALIAIPIAIIMLGTVSATILPTGHPVRNVMSLVGSPAVALLIALTLAFWLIALRRGWSLEKASGVMGDAMPAAAMVIMVTGAGGVFGKVLVESGIGKALADTLTSIHLPLVPAAFILSLALRASQGSATVAILTTCGLLSEAVSGLNQMQLVLVTLSACFGGLGLSHVNDSGFWIVTKYLGLSVADGLRTWTVLTTILGLAGFLFTWALWLVM, from the coding sequence ATGGCCACCTCGCTCTTACTCTGCATCGCTATCGCCGGGGTATTACTCCTGCTGCTGATGGTCATTAAATTTAAAATTCAGCCCTTTGTTGCCTTGCTGGTCGTCAGTTTACTCGTCGCCCTGGCAACCGGTATTCCTACTGCTGAGGTGATGAAGGTGATTACCTCCGGCATGGGCGGTATTCTCGGTTCAGTGGCGATTATTATCGGCCTCGGCGCGATGCTCGGCAGAATGATCGAAGTGTCCGGCGGCGCGGAATCCTTAGCGCACCGCTTTGCGCAATTAATGGGACCGGGACTGATGGTGGCAGCGCTAACCATCGCCGCGTTTATTCTGGGTATTCCGGTCTTCTTCGATGTCGGCTTTATTATCCTTGCCCCGATTATTTACGGCTTTGCGAAAGTCGCGAAAGTCTCCCCGATTAAATTTGGTTTGCCCGTCGCAGGCGTGATGCTGACGGTGCACGTTGCGCTGCCGCCCCATCCCGGCCCCGTCGCCGCTGCTGGTCTGTTAAATGCGGATATCGGCTGGCTGACCATCATTGGCCTGCTGGTGTCGATTCCTGTCGGCATTATCAGCTACTGGGCGGCCAAGGCCATGAACCGCCGTAAGTATGCGCTTTCCGTCGACGTGTTAGAGCAGTTACAACTCGCGAAGCCGGAGGATGCTACGCCGAACACCGCTCCCGTGTCAGCCCCTTCGGCCGGGATGATCACCGCGCTAATTGCGATTCCTATCGCCATCATCATGCTCGGCACCGTGTCTGCGACCATTCTGCCCACTGGACACCCAGTGCGTAACGTGATGTCGCTGGTCGGTTCTCCCGCCGTGGCGCTGCTGATTGCACTGACACTCGCATTCTGGCTGATTGCCCTGCGTCGCGGCTGGTCGCTGGAAAAAGCCAGCGGCGTGATGGGCGATGCCATGCCTGCCGCCGCGATGGTTATTATGGTGACCGGTGCCGGTGGCGTGTTCGGTAAAGTGTTGGTGGAATCGGGCATCGGTAAAGCGCTGGCAGATACGCTGACCAGCATTCACCTGCCGCTGGTGCCTGCCGCCTTTATTCTGTCGCTGGCGCTGCGTGCCTCGCAAGGTTCGGCCACCGTTGCCATTCTTACCACCTGCGGCCTGCTGAGCGAAGCCGTCAGCGGCCTGAACCAGATGCAACTGGTACTCGTGACGCTCTCTGCCTGCTTTGGCGGGCTCGGTCTGTCGCACGTTAATGACTCAGGGTTCTGGATCGTCACCAAATATCTGGGGCTATCCGTCGCCGATGGCCTACGCACCTGGACGGTGCTGACGACTATCCTCGGGCTGGCCGGGTTCCTCTTTACCTGGGCGCTTTGGCTGGTCATGTAA
- the otnK gene encoding 3-oxo-tetronate kinase, translating into MIKLGVIADDFTGATDIASFLVNNGLPTVQLNGVPPSDFKVETQAVVISLKSRSCPAEQAVADSLKALAWLQQQGCQQFYFKYCSTFDSTAKGNIGPVTDALLEQLGETQTIISPALPVNGRTVYQGHLFVMDQLLSESGMRHHPVTPMTDSNLMRVMEQQAAGRCGLVPYAVMDLGAEAVKQRLVQLKEEGMRYVVLDTLNEQHLLTQGEALRDMKLVTGGSGLAIGLARQWAESAAQTGSATDAGKPQSGAGVVLSGSCSVMTNKQVAQYLKQAAGRAIDVARSLQGDESYVQELVDWVKAHRDDTLAPLLYATSSPDELAQIQQRWGAEASSQAVEKLFAAVARQLQQDGFQRFIIAGGETSSIVVQTLGIHAFHIGPSISPGVPWVRSTNHPLSLALKSGNFGDEDFFARAQKEFAA; encoded by the coding sequence ATGATCAAGCTGGGTGTGATTGCAGACGATTTTACCGGTGCCACGGATATCGCCAGCTTTCTGGTGAACAATGGGCTGCCAACCGTGCAGCTCAACGGCGTACCGCCGTCCGATTTTAAGGTTGAAACGCAGGCCGTCGTGATTAGCCTGAAATCGCGCTCCTGCCCGGCGGAACAGGCGGTAGCAGATTCCCTTAAGGCGCTGGCGTGGCTGCAACAGCAGGGCTGCCAGCAGTTCTACTTTAAATATTGTTCCACCTTCGACAGCACCGCGAAAGGCAACATCGGTCCGGTGACCGATGCACTGTTGGAACAGCTTGGCGAAACGCAAACCATCATCTCTCCGGCGCTGCCGGTGAACGGCAGAACCGTCTATCAGGGCCACCTGTTCGTGATGGATCAGCTGCTGTCTGAATCCGGGATGCGCCACCATCCCGTCACGCCGATGACGGACAGCAACCTGATGCGCGTTATGGAGCAGCAGGCTGCCGGGCGTTGCGGATTAGTGCCGTATGCCGTGATGGATCTGGGAGCGGAAGCCGTCAAACAACGGCTGGTGCAGCTGAAAGAAGAAGGTATGCGCTATGTGGTGCTGGATACGCTAAACGAACAGCACCTGCTGACGCAGGGCGAGGCGCTGCGCGACATGAAGCTGGTCACCGGTGGCTCCGGCCTGGCGATTGGGCTGGCGCGTCAGTGGGCAGAGTCTGCGGCACAAACTGGTTCCGCAACCGACGCAGGCAAGCCGCAGTCCGGCGCAGGCGTTGTGCTATCAGGCTCTTGTTCGGTGATGACCAACAAGCAGGTCGCTCAGTACCTGAAGCAAGCGGCAGGCCGCGCGATCGATGTTGCCCGTAGTCTGCAAGGCGATGAATCCTACGTGCAGGAACTGGTTGATTGGGTGAAGGCACACCGTGACGACACACTCGCGCCGCTGCTGTACGCCACCTCATCACCCGATGAACTGGCGCAAATTCAGCAGCGCTGGGGCGCGGAAGCCAGCAGTCAGGCGGTGGAGAAATTGTTTGCCGCCGTTGCCCGCCAGCTTCAGCAAGACGGTTTCCAGCGCTTCATTATCGCGGGCGGTGAAACCTCCAGCATCGTGGTGCAAACACTGGGCATCCACGCATTCCATATCGGGCCGTCTATTTCTCCCGGCGTGCCGTGGGTGCGTTCGACCAATCACCCACTCTCTCTGGCGTTGAAATCCGGCAATTTCGGTGATGAAGACTTTTTTGCCCGCGCCCAAAAGGAGTTTGCCGCATGA
- a CDS encoding helix-turn-helix domain-containing protein, translating to MAAKMKELQEMAKSLHEHGGITDTTMERINNRVAAREFRERIEQAHAMSGAEIQNMRSRYKMSQSSLAYALNMSVESVSKWERNEKKPSGAALRLLNIINEKGLDIFAS from the coding sequence ATGGCTGCAAAGATGAAAGAGCTGCAGGAAATGGCGAAAAGCCTGCATGAACACGGGGGTATCACTGATACCACGATGGAACGCATTAATAATCGGGTTGCAGCACGGGAATTCCGTGAACGCATCGAGCAAGCTCACGCAATGAGCGGTGCAGAAATTCAGAACATGCGCTCCCGTTATAAAATGTCGCAATCTTCTTTAGCTTACGCTCTCAATATGTCCGTTGAGAGCGTCTCAAAATGGGAACGGAATGAGAAGAAACCCTCAGGGGCTGCGCTACGTCTTCTCAATATAATCAACGAGAAAGGTCTGGATATTTTTGCCAGTTAG